In Pseudoxanthobacter soli DSM 19599, a single genomic region encodes these proteins:
- a CDS encoding CidA/LrgA family protein, translated as MPRRASPVRVVGVRLRRAIHRSRLAQIGLLVMFWLAGDLVVALTGLPLPGSIVGLALAFALLASGRLSLFSVRRGADWFLARMLLFFVPAVLAVIDHHELFGLVGLKIVAVIAIGTAAVMATTALTVDLCCRGVVRKEETGHDAVVSGH; from the coding sequence ATGCCGCGCCGCGCATCTCCCGTGCGCGTCGTCGGCGTTCGGCTGCGCCGTGCGATCCATCGCAGCCGCCTCGCGCAGATCGGCCTCCTGGTGATGTTCTGGCTCGCCGGGGATCTCGTCGTCGCGCTGACGGGGCTTCCGCTGCCGGGCAGCATCGTCGGGCTGGCGCTCGCCTTCGCCCTTCTCGCGAGCGGACGGCTCAGCCTGTTCAGCGTGCGGCGCGGCGCGGACTGGTTCCTGGCGCGGATGCTGCTGTTCTTCGTCCCGGCCGTTCTCGCCGTGATCGACCATCACGAGCTGTTCGGCCTCGTCGGGCTCAAGATCGTCGCCGTCATCGCCATCGGCACCGCAGCCGTCATGGCCACGACCGCGCTGACCGTCGACCTCTGCTGCCGCGGCGTTGTCCGCAAGGAGGAGACCGGCCATGATGCCGTCGTTTCCGGGCATTGA
- a CDS encoding LysR family transcriptional regulator translates to MEFRTLRAFVEVVRQGGFSQAARTVFATQSAVSKAVKQLEEEVGMPLLDRIGHRSTPTAAGEAVYRRGLRLLADRDDLMAELAEIRGLKRGTLRLGLPPIGSSTLFAPLFAIYRQLYPGIDIRLVEHGSDRLEEILRAGEVDLAASLLPVADEFEWLEMRSEPLVALVERSHPLADADEIGLDGLRGLPFLLFEQGFALNRILFQACRRHGFEPEIAARSSQIDFLVALAGAGVGVAFLPRLIAAQRAHPAVRAVPLDEPGTDWTMAMIWRRGGYLSDAARAWLAVARESRTQAAMGGEGEE, encoded by the coding sequence ATGGAATTCAGGACCCTCCGAGCCTTCGTCGAGGTGGTCCGCCAGGGGGGCTTCTCCCAGGCGGCTCGCACCGTGTTCGCCACGCAGTCGGCGGTCAGCAAGGCGGTGAAACAGCTCGAGGAAGAGGTCGGGATGCCGCTTCTCGACCGCATCGGCCACCGCAGCACGCCGACCGCGGCCGGCGAGGCGGTCTACCGCCGGGGCCTGCGGCTGCTCGCCGACCGCGACGACCTGATGGCCGAGCTCGCCGAAATCCGTGGCCTCAAGCGCGGGACGCTGCGGCTGGGCCTTCCGCCGATCGGCTCCAGCACCCTGTTCGCGCCGCTGTTCGCGATCTACCGCCAGCTTTATCCCGGCATCGACATCCGGCTTGTGGAGCACGGCAGCGACCGGCTCGAAGAAATCCTGCGCGCCGGCGAGGTCGACCTCGCGGCCTCGCTGCTGCCGGTGGCCGACGAGTTCGAGTGGCTGGAGATGCGCAGCGAGCCGCTGGTCGCTCTCGTCGAGCGCAGCCATCCGCTGGCAGACGCCGACGAGATCGGTCTCGACGGGCTGCGAGGCCTGCCGTTCCTGCTGTTCGAACAGGGTTTCGCCCTGAACCGCATCCTGTTCCAGGCCTGTCGCCGGCACGGATTCGAACCGGAAATCGCGGCCCGCAGCAGCCAGATCGACTTCCTGGTGGCGCTGGCCGGCGCCGGCGTCGGCGTTGCGTTCCTGCCGCGGCTGATCGCGGCGCAGCGCGCGCATCCGGCCGTCCGCGCCGTTCCGCTGGACGAACCCGGCACGGACTGGACCATGGCAATGATCTGGCGACGGGGCGGCTATCTCTCCGATGCCGCCCGCGCCTGGCTCGCCGTCGCCCGCGAAAGCCGGACGCAGGCGGCCATGGGCGGAGAGGGTGAGGAGTGA
- a CDS encoding NADPH-dependent FMN reductase — protein MNKLKVAVIVGSNRRDSINRKLAGALVPLLGERADAGFVQIDDLPMYNADLEGSRPETVNRFTSEVAAADAILVVTPEHNRSLPAVLKNAIDWGSKPSDHNVWKGKVVVITGTSPGAIGTAVGQQHLRQILGDLGSLIVGGEAYIAFKPDLIGADGRIAIEGTRAFLQAYLDNFLSIAGKIAAPASVA, from the coding sequence ATGAACAAGCTCAAGGTCGCCGTGATCGTCGGAAGCAACCGGCGGGACTCCATCAACCGCAAGCTCGCGGGAGCGCTGGTTCCTCTCCTCGGCGAGCGGGCCGACGCCGGGTTCGTGCAGATCGACGACCTGCCGATGTACAACGCCGATCTCGAGGGCAGCCGTCCGGAGACCGTGAACCGCTTCACGTCCGAAGTTGCGGCGGCGGATGCGATCCTCGTCGTCACGCCGGAACACAACCGGTCGCTGCCGGCGGTCTTGAAGAATGCCATCGACTGGGGCTCCAAGCCGTCCGACCACAATGTGTGGAAGGGTAAGGTCGTCGTCATCACCGGCACCTCCCCGGGTGCCATCGGCACCGCCGTCGGCCAGCAGCACCTGCGCCAGATCCTCGGCGACCTCGGCAGCCTCATCGTCGGCGGCGAGGCCTATATCGCTTTCAAGCCGGACCTGATCGGCGCGGACGGCCGGATCGCCATCGAGGGCACGCGCGCGTTCCTGCAGGCCTATCTCGACAATTTCCTGTCGATCGCCGGCAAGATCGCCGCTCCGGCCTCCGTCGCCTGA
- the vapC gene encoding type II toxin-antitoxin system tRNA(fMet)-specific endonuclease VapC, whose translation MLTYMLDTNICIYVMKTYPPAVREKFNALAEQLCISSITLGELHYGAEKSARRVENLNAIAHFVARLEVLPFAGKAAAHYGQVRAELERAGTPCGPHDMQIGGHARSEGLIVVTNNMREFARMPGVRAENWL comes from the coding sequence ATGCTGACCTACATGCTCGACACCAACATCTGCATCTACGTGATGAAGACCTATCCGCCGGCCGTGCGCGAGAAGTTCAACGCGCTGGCGGAACAGCTCTGCATCTCCAGCATCACGCTGGGCGAACTCCACTATGGCGCAGAGAAATCGGCGCGGCGGGTGGAGAACCTGAACGCGATCGCGCATTTCGTGGCGCGGCTGGAGGTGCTTCCGTTCGCCGGCAAGGCGGCCGCGCATTACGGGCAGGTGCGCGCGGAACTGGAGCGGGCCGGAACGCCCTGCGGCCCCCACGACATGCAGATCGGCGGCCATGCCCGCAGTGAAGGACTGATCGTCGTCACCAACAACATGCGGGAATTCGCGCGGATGCCGGGCGTGAGGGCCGAGAACTGGCTTTGA
- the vapB gene encoding type II toxin-antitoxin system VapB family antitoxin, translated as MTSSTVFTSNRSQAVRLPKAVAFPEDVHQVDILKIGRSRVIVPQGRRWDDLFLNGPRVSDDFMAEREQPAAEDRESF; from the coding sequence ATGACCAGTTCGACCGTGTTCACCAGCAACCGCAGTCAAGCGGTCCGCCTGCCGAAGGCCGTGGCCTTCCCTGAGGACGTGCATCAGGTCGATATCCTCAAGATCGGCCGCAGCCGGGTAATCGTGCCCCAGGGCAGGCGGTGGGACGATCTCTTCCTCAACGGGCCGCGCGTCAGCGACGATTTCATGGCCGAGCGCGAGCAGCCCGCGGCGGAGGACCGCGAGTCGTTCTGA
- a CDS encoding LrgB family protein, which produces MMPSFPGIEFPVAAVGHALFWSAATIGLYLAASRLHSRWPRWWLMPLALAPALLIALVTALHVRYRDYIQGTGWLVMLLGPATVAFAVPIYEQRALIRRHWPVLLAGMVAGSATAMLSSWALATLVGLDGALRLSLLPRSISTPFAMTVSGDIGGIPDLTAVFVVATGIAGAVMGETMLARLHLRSSLARGALFGVAAHAAGTAKAHEIGPTEGAVAGLVMVLVGLMNVLAAPVLAGLLR; this is translated from the coding sequence ATGATGCCGTCGTTTCCGGGCATTGAGTTTCCCGTCGCCGCTGTCGGGCACGCGTTGTTCTGGTCGGCGGCGACCATCGGGCTCTATCTCGCCGCGAGCCGCCTGCACAGCCGCTGGCCGCGCTGGTGGCTGATGCCGCTTGCGCTCGCGCCGGCCCTCCTTATCGCGCTGGTAACGGCGCTGCATGTGCGCTACCGCGACTATATCCAGGGCACAGGGTGGCTGGTGATGCTGCTCGGACCGGCGACGGTCGCCTTCGCGGTCCCGATCTACGAGCAGCGCGCGCTGATCCGCCGCCACTGGCCGGTGCTGCTGGCGGGGATGGTGGCGGGAAGCGCCACGGCGATGCTGTCGAGCTGGGCGCTCGCCACCCTCGTCGGGCTGGACGGAGCGCTGCGCCTGAGCCTGCTGCCGCGCTCGATCTCGACGCCGTTCGCGATGACGGTCTCGGGCGATATCGGCGGTATCCCCGATCTCACCGCGGTGTTCGTCGTGGCGACGGGCATCGCCGGCGCGGTGATGGGCGAGACGATGCTGGCGCGCCTTCACCTGCGCTCGTCGCTGGCGCGGGGCGCGTTGTTCGGTGTCGCCGCTCACGCGGCCGGAACGGCCAAGGCCCACGAGATCGGCCCGACGGAGGGCGCCGTCGCCGGCCTCGTCATGGTGCTGGTCGGGCTGATGAACGTGCTCGCCGCCCCCGTGCTGGCGGGGCTGCTGCGCTGA
- a CDS encoding PQQ-dependent sugar dehydrogenase, which produces MAVPSLVAAGSASAQTPVRSVNAGTNKPDAERPFKVTPVATFSSPWAIAVLPDGRLLITEKPGRLYLVTQQGTRHEVRGVPKVLYGGQNGLLDMAISPRFATDRTVYFTYVEPTSGGGGLVLARARLAGSETSLRLADLTTLWRQGPAGSGGQPGGIIAFSPDGQHLFLTVGDRMRPETAQNPDLPLGKVLRLNLDGSTPADNPNASAGGVRAETWSEGHRNPYGLAFAPDGRLWLHEMGPRGGDELNLILPGRNYGWPIVSNGDNYDGTPIPDHDTRPEFAAPAVYWTPVIAPAGLVFYEGRMFPEWRGSALIGGLAATALVRVTVDADGSGREVNRWDLGNRIRDVAVTPDGAVWLIEDSEDGRLLRLTPGKS; this is translated from the coding sequence ATCGCCGTGCCTTCCCTCGTGGCCGCCGGGTCCGCCTCGGCGCAGACCCCGGTCCGCTCGGTCAACGCGGGCACCAACAAGCCGGATGCCGAGCGCCCGTTCAAGGTGACGCCGGTGGCGACCTTCTCGTCGCCTTGGGCGATCGCCGTTCTGCCGGATGGCCGCCTTCTCATCACCGAGAAGCCGGGCCGCCTCTATCTCGTGACCCAGCAGGGCACGCGGCATGAGGTCCGCGGCGTGCCGAAGGTGCTTTATGGCGGCCAGAACGGCCTGCTCGACATGGCGATCTCGCCGCGCTTCGCAACGGACCGAACGGTCTATTTCACCTATGTGGAGCCGACATCCGGCGGCGGCGGGCTGGTGCTCGCCCGCGCCCGGCTCGCCGGCAGCGAGACCAGCCTGCGCCTCGCCGACCTCACGACGCTGTGGCGGCAGGGACCGGCCGGCAGCGGCGGCCAGCCCGGCGGCATCATCGCGTTCTCGCCGGACGGGCAGCACCTGTTTCTGACGGTCGGCGACCGCATGAGGCCGGAGACCGCCCAGAACCCCGACCTGCCGCTCGGAAAGGTGCTGCGGCTCAACCTCGACGGCTCCACCCCGGCCGACAACCCCAACGCCTCGGCCGGCGGCGTGCGTGCCGAGACGTGGAGCGAAGGACACCGCAATCCCTACGGCCTCGCCTTCGCGCCCGACGGCAGGCTCTGGCTGCACGAGATGGGCCCGCGCGGCGGCGACGAACTGAACCTCATCCTGCCCGGGCGCAATTATGGCTGGCCGATCGTCTCGAACGGCGACAATTACGACGGCACGCCGATCCCGGACCACGACACCCGCCCGGAGTTCGCCGCCCCCGCCGTCTACTGGACGCCGGTGATCGCGCCCGCCGGGCTGGTGTTCTACGAGGGCCGGATGTTTCCCGAGTGGCGCGGGTCTGCGCTGATCGGCGGCCTCGCCGCCACCGCCCTCGTCCGCGTCACGGTCGACGCGGACGGTTCCGGCCGCGAGGTCAACCGCTG